In one Thermodesulfobium acidiphilum genomic region, the following are encoded:
- a CDS encoding SurA N-terminal domain-containing protein: MKRIFFLCFVILFAVMARPSFADDKVLATVNGTSITQSQVDAVYNNLPPNVDKTNPDLKKEILNRLIDNLVLLDEAKKEGLEKDPNVIEAINNAKNMILINYLLQKHFAGQNFEVTDADVTNFYNQNSDKFKDKNGNLVPIDKVKDYVKQYLISQKEQQAYQAYVDSLKKQDNIVINQ; encoded by the coding sequence ATGAAGCGTATTTTCTTTTTGTGTTTTGTTATTTTGTTTGCGGTAATGGCTCGCCCATCATTTGCAGATGACAAGGTTTTAGCTACTGTTAATGGAACGAGCATTACTCAGAGCCAGGTGGATGCAGTTTATAACAATTTGCCTCCTAACGTGGACAAGACAAACCCAGATCTTAAAAAAGAGATTCTAAATCGTTTGATTGATAATCTCGTGCTCCTCGATGAAGCAAAGAAAGAGGGTTTAGAGAAAGATCCTAATGTAATTGAGGCTATTAATAACGCAAAAAATATGATTTTGATTAACTATCTTTTACAGAAGCACTTCGCAGGTCAGAACTTTGAAGTAACTGATGCTGATGTTACGAACTTTTACAATCAAAACTCTGATAAGTTTAAGGATAAAAATGGAAATCTTGTACCAATAGATAAAGTAAAGGATTACGTTAAACAATATCTTATAAGTCAGAAAGAACAACAGGCATATCAGGCTTATGTAGATTCTTTAAAGAAGCAAGATAATATAGTAATTAATCAATAA
- a CDS encoding HU family DNA-binding protein, which yields MIEIRERDLVRDISNEEEIGISKVRRIIATFLTSIKNQVLLGKRVRIKGLGTFYLQQGFEGRPKIFFVDTSDEFDLDIELLRSDLVNLVSLKENLSKNIVDRVIKSFIYKLHKIDSSNETRISFKDFGFFIIKDHHIQYVPFDQR from the coding sequence TTGATTGAAATTAGAGAAAGAGACCTTGTCAGAGATATATCGAATGAAGAAGAAATTGGCATTTCAAAAGTAAGAAGGATTATAGCTACCTTTTTAACTTCTATAAAAAATCAGGTTTTGCTTGGCAAAAGAGTTCGAATAAAGGGGCTTGGGACATTTTATTTGCAGCAGGGTTTCGAAGGAAGGCCAAAGATTTTTTTTGTTGATACATCTGATGAATTTGATTTAGATATAGAGCTTTTAAGGTCCGATCTGGTTAATCTTGTATCCCTTAAAGAAAACCTTTCTAAAAACATAGTTGATAGGGTAATAAAATCCTTTATTTACAAACTTCATAAAATTGACAGCTCAAATGAAACCAGGATATCCTTTAAGGATTTTGGATTTTTTATAATTAAAGATCACCATATTCAATACGTGCCTTTTGATCAAAGGTAA
- a CDS encoding lysophospholipid acyltransferase family protein — protein MKYIRGIFAFLYMIISTFLVILYALYLHRYPKIKMVSYAIGVPKYWFKPLFLILGIKVKMVIKEKIPPAPVLFFATHRGNLDIPLLSYSLPGGVTYLSKEELFSVPILNIILDTIGSIPIKREDAKNALESLKETAKLLKNNVNVVIFPEGTRTVDGKIGTIKRGGIILAKNSNIPIVPVIIKDGYKIYPKKSVFPNSGTVEIIVEKPIYPEKHSSKELANMIGQIYKSYLGD, from the coding sequence ATGAAATACATAAGAGGAATATTTGCATTTTTATACATGATAATTAGCACTTTCTTAGTAATATTGTACGCTCTGTATCTGCACAGATACCCAAAAATAAAGATGGTTTCTTATGCAATTGGCGTACCAAAATATTGGTTCAAGCCTCTTTTTTTAATTCTTGGAATAAAAGTTAAAATGGTAATAAAAGAAAAAATTCCTCCTGCCCCAGTATTATTTTTTGCTACGCATAGAGGAAATCTGGACATACCTCTTCTATCATATTCTCTTCCAGGCGGAGTAACATATCTGTCAAAAGAAGAACTCTTTTCTGTGCCAATCTTAAATATTATTTTAGACACCATAGGCTCAATCCCAATAAAGCGTGAGGATGCGAAAAATGCTCTAGAATCTCTAAAAGAAACTGCTAAATTATTAAAAAACAACGTAAACGTTGTAATCTTTCCAGAGGGCACCAGAACTGTTGATGGCAAGATCGGGACAATAAAGAGGGGGGGTATAATCTTAGCAAAGAATTCGAATATTCCTATTGTGCCTGTAATTATAAAGGACGGTTATAAAATTTATCCAAAAAAAAGCGTTTTCCCAAATTCTGGAACAGTTGAGATAATAGTTGAAAAACCAATTTACCCTGAAAAACACTCTTCAAAAGAACTTGCCAATATGATTGGCCAAATATATAAATCTTACCTTGGCGATTAA
- a CDS encoding cupin domain-containing protein: protein MVKKFNTLERVKRLDPIGGKGELESIALLSPEEFKGKGRMFAHNFLKPGSTIGLHTHKGDFEIYYILSGEGIFVDNDREVQVSKGDVLITYDGESHSLKNTGDKDIEFLACIIYS from the coding sequence ATGGTTAAGAAGTTTAATACTTTAGAGAGAGTAAAGCGTCTTGATCCTATTGGTGGTAAAGGTGAACTTGAGAGCATAGCTCTTTTGAGTCCTGAAGAATTTAAAGGAAAGGGAAGGATGTTTGCTCACAATTTTCTAAAGCCTGGTTCTACTATAGGGCTTCATACTCACAAAGGAGATTTTGAGATATATTACATATTGAGCGGTGAAGGAATATTTGTAGACAATGACAGAGAGGTTCAGGTTTCAAAGGGAGACGTTTTAATTACCTACGATGGAGAAAGCCATTCTTTGAAAAATACCGGCGATAAAGACATAGAGTTTTTGGCCTGTATTATTTATAGTTAG
- a CDS encoding CGGC domain-containing protein produces MKKIAILSCQMIRSQNLCPADAKCLTALMRREGWFDRYKGEEVHLLGIMDCGGCSGDRVVCALTLLKMQLDALKENIDTLFIATCIMNFCPHRDEIIATAKEKSGVEVIVGTHRYALPQIFKS; encoded by the coding sequence ATGAAAAAAATAGCTATCCTATCATGTCAAATGATTAGAAGTCAAAATCTTTGTCCTGCCGATGCAAAGTGCCTAACAGCCCTTATGAGAAGAGAGGGCTGGTTTGACAGGTACAAAGGCGAAGAAGTTCACCTTCTTGGAATAATGGATTGCGGAGGTTGCAGTGGGGATAGAGTAGTATGTGCGCTTACTCTATTAAAAATGCAGCTTGACGCATTAAAGGAAAACATTGATACGCTCTTTATAGCTACATGCATAATGAACTTCTGCCCGCATAGAGATGAAATAATAGCTACAGCAAAAGAAAAATCAGGTGTTGAAGTGATTGTGGGAACACACAGGTATGCGCTCCCACAAATCTTCAAAAGCTAA
- a CDS encoding sulfite reductase, assimilatory-type — MEKIHPRAIEQRDGSWGIKLKSTTGLVTPEYLEEIARIAKKYNVSQLKILTGQRFFLIGIKSENVNKIIEEISTDMGFNVEPSLHYVQACVGNTTCKYGTLDSLSLGKKIEDLVYFEKFPAKLKIGVSGCTLNCGEAFVRDIGVFSGGKGWVLVIGGNSGRKPRIGDIIADELDDDQVLDIIKKFLKLYKEKGDYRVEGRYGMSERVARFVERLGIDAIKNEILA, encoded by the coding sequence ATGGAAAAGATACATCCAAGGGCAATAGAACAAAGAGATGGAAGTTGGGGTATAAAATTAAAGTCTACTACTGGTCTTGTTACACCTGAATATTTAGAAGAAATTGCTAGAATTGCAAAGAAATACAATGTCAGCCAGTTAAAGATCCTGACGGGACAAAGGTTTTTTTTAATTGGGATTAAGTCAGAGAACGTTAACAAGATTATAGAAGAGATATCAACAGATATGGGCTTCAACGTTGAGCCGTCACTACACTACGTTCAGGCATGTGTGGGAAATACTACCTGTAAATACGGAACGCTTGACAGCTTGAGCCTTGGGAAGAAGATAGAAGACCTTGTATATTTTGAAAAATTTCCTGCAAAGTTAAAAATTGGGGTGTCAGGATGCACTCTAAATTGCGGCGAGGCTTTTGTGAGGGATATAGGAGTATTTTCTGGGGGGAAAGGTTGGGTTTTGGTAATTGGCGGAAATTCTGGCAGAAAACCCAGAATTGGTGACATTATAGCAGACGAGCTGGATGACGATCAGGTTCTTGACATCATAAAGAAATTTCTTAAGCTCTATAAAGAAAAGGGAGATTATAGAGTCGAAGGAAGATACGGCATGAGCGAGAGAGTTGCTAGATTCGTTGAGAGATTAGGTATAGATGCTATTAAAAACGAAATATTAGCATAG
- the metF gene encoding methylenetetrahydrofolate reductase [NAD(P)H] codes for MRIKERYKSERTGFSLEFFPPKERDQEEKFKETIKKYIELNPLYVSITYGAGGTTQDKTFEIVKFVNSFKAFAVMPHLTCIGATKDSVNFLIKKYDDLGVCNILALRGDPPKNVENFDISKGEFKHAIDLVKYVREYFNHFSIGVAFYPEGHAQASSFEEDFEHCIEKMRLADFAISQMFFENSYFLRYRDLVAKRGVDITLVPGIIPIGNFEKIKEFSKFCKVEIPKKLEDIMSKASSQLDMKKAGIDYATQQCAELIKEGVKFFHFYTLNQFDLCSKVIENFW; via the coding sequence TTGAGGATAAAAGAAAGGTATAAAAGCGAAAGAACAGGTTTTTCTCTTGAATTCTTTCCTCCTAAGGAAAGAGATCAAGAAGAGAAGTTTAAGGAAACAATTAAAAAATACATTGAACTTAACCCGCTTTATGTCTCAATAACGTATGGGGCAGGAGGGACTACACAAGACAAAACCTTTGAAATAGTAAAGTTTGTCAATTCTTTTAAAGCTTTTGCCGTTATGCCACATTTGACCTGTATTGGTGCAACTAAAGATTCTGTAAACTTTTTGATAAAAAAATATGATGATCTTGGAGTTTGTAATATTTTGGCTCTGAGAGGCGATCCACCGAAGAATGTTGAAAATTTTGATATTAGTAAAGGTGAGTTTAAACACGCTATTGATTTGGTAAAGTACGTTAGGGAGTATTTTAATCACTTTTCAATAGGAGTAGCTTTCTATCCTGAGGGACACGCTCAGGCAAGTAGCTTTGAAGAGGATTTTGAACACTGCATTGAAAAGATGAGGCTTGCTGATTTTGCAATAAGTCAGATGTTTTTTGAAAATTCATATTTTTTGAGATATAGAGACCTTGTTGCTAAAAGAGGAGTTGATATTACACTTGTTCCGGGTATAATACCTATTGGAAACTTTGAAAAGATAAAGGAATTTTCCAAATTTTGTAAAGTTGAAATTCCAAAAAAATTAGAAGATATAATGTCAAAAGCTTCTTCTCAACTTGACATGAAGAAAGCTGGTATTGATTATGCTACTCAGCAGTGTGCTGAATTGATAAAGGAAGGAGTTAAATTTTTTCACTTTTACACGTTGAACCAATTTGATTTGTGCTCTAAGGTTATAGAGAACTTTTGGTAA
- a CDS encoding HDIG domain-containing metalloprotein, with product MSERNRNIELLKKYLKKDYMIKHSIAVEAVMEAIAIEFDKDANLYATAGLMHDIDYEITQNDPENHAIVGAKILRENGFDEEVCKIVQAHRKSRIEDIESFDEAAIVCSDAISGLVVASALIHPDKKLSSIDAEFICRRFYEKGFAKGANREKILICKYLPLELEQFAQLAHSGMLKHSEELGL from the coding sequence ATGAGTGAACGCAATAGAAATATTGAACTATTAAAGAAATATCTTAAAAAGGATTATATGATAAAGCACTCCATTGCGGTTGAAGCTGTAATGGAGGCTATTGCCATAGAATTTGATAAGGATGCAAATCTGTATGCAACTGCAGGTCTAATGCACGATATTGACTACGAGATTACACAAAATGATCCAGAAAATCATGCAATAGTTGGTGCAAAAATATTAAGAGAAAACGGATTTGACGAAGAAGTTTGCAAAATAGTTCAAGCTCACAGGAAAAGTAGGATTGAGGATATAGAATCGTTTGATGAAGCAGCCATCGTTTGTTCGGATGCAATAAGCGGCCTTGTGGTTGCTAGCGCCCTGATACACCCAGATAAGAAACTAAGTTCTATTGACGCTGAGTTTATTTGTAGGAGATTTTATGAGAAAGGTTTTGCAAAGGGTGCAAATAGAGAGAAAATATTAATTTGTAAATATCTACCTCTTGAATTGGAACAATTTGCACAATTAGCACATTCTGGAATGCTAAAGCATTCAGAAGAATTGGGGTTATAA
- a CDS encoding DUF1858 domain-containing protein, with product MDQITKDSNLLQVVKEFPETIPVFMSFGLGCIGCAVAKYETVEQGANGHGINADALVEELNKVISKKVSK from the coding sequence TTGGATCAGATAACAAAAGATTCTAATCTTTTACAGGTCGTAAAAGAATTTCCCGAAACTATCCCGGTTTTTATGTCGTTTGGTTTAGGTTGTATAGGATGTGCTGTTGCTAAATATGAAACAGTTGAACAGGGAGCAAATGGCCATGGAATAAACGCAGATGCTCTGGTAGAAGAATTAAACAAAGTCATAAGTAAGAAGGTCTCAAAATAA
- a CDS encoding rhomboid family intramembrane serine protease: MFPLWDNVYSWSFPWVTYILIMINCIVFVIDNITNHQLNSLFSYNLASESISINLITYQFLHVNFLHIFGNMWFLHVFGNNVEDKMGHLKFLFFYLLFGVFAALGQAEVTSTNSALIGASGSISGVLGAYFVFFPRAKIKTLLLLGIFPFIFSMPAFIWLILWFFGQYISALFGLFVQSTNVAFFAHLTGFSFGIIVGLMFRNFEPKRISRVV; the protein is encoded by the coding sequence ATGTTTCCTCTCTGGGATAACGTTTATTCTTGGTCTTTTCCATGGGTTACGTATATTTTGATTATGATTAACTGTATAGTTTTTGTTATTGATAATATAACCAATCATCAGTTAAACAGCTTATTTTCATATAATCTGGCAAGTGAATCAATAAGTATAAATTTGATTACTTATCAGTTTCTGCACGTTAATTTTTTGCACATCTTTGGAAATATGTGGTTTTTGCACGTGTTTGGCAATAACGTTGAGGACAAGATGGGTCACCTTAAGTTTTTGTTTTTTTACCTTTTGTTTGGTGTCTTTGCTGCTCTTGGCCAGGCTGAAGTTACGAGCACTAATTCAGCTTTAATTGGCGCATCTGGCTCTATTTCTGGAGTTCTAGGCGCTTACTTTGTCTTTTTCCCTCGCGCTAAAATAAAAACTCTTTTGCTATTGGGGATCTTTCCATTTATATTTTCTATGCCTGCATTTATATGGCTTATTCTATGGTTTTTTGGCCAATATATTTCAGCATTATTTGGGCTTTTTGTCCAATCGACAAACGTAGCCTTTTTTGCACACCTTACAGGTTTTTCTTTTGGGATCATTGTTGGTCTTATGTTTAGGAACTTTGAACCTAAAAGAATTAGTAGGGTAGTATAA
- a CDS encoding MFS transporter, with the protein MEKVLEQKSSYLYLVLIAAWLGWVFDGMDAMLYNIVMFPAIHDLLGASATKAEIGYYGGLVMSCTLLGAALGGILFGILADYIGRVRVLLITILTYSLMTGLSGFAHSWQELALYRCLTGFGIGGEWAVGAVLLAETWPDLRRTFAGSFMQMGWPVGFFLAAAINFLVGTHGWRIVFFVGAFPALLTVFLRTQLKEPEKWVKDHTRRCELKLTNKYETEEDKEYCHFTFRLLFSPKYIKYTIIGFLLSAVALFGVWGATYWIPAIVETLARSAGISENAIHGRILFAITLLNIGAIIGALCFWPIANKLGRKGAFLFYFLTGLILIPPIYINAKDFNLFLMLVPIIGFIGNGVFSGFPIYLPELFPTRMRATAQTTCYNGARLVTILSPLFTGLLIGVYHGNFSYAAATIMSVYVIGIITLLFAPETKGRPLPE; encoded by the coding sequence ATGGAAAAAGTATTAGAACAAAAAAGCAGTTATCTGTATCTTGTTCTTATTGCTGCCTGGTTAGGGTGGGTTTTCGACGGAATGGATGCGATGCTTTACAACATTGTGATGTTTCCAGCAATCCACGATCTTTTGGGAGCTAGCGCTACAAAAGCAGAGATTGGTTACTATGGTGGACTGGTAATGTCATGTACTCTCTTAGGCGCAGCCTTGGGAGGTATCTTATTTGGCATACTTGCCGACTACATTGGGAGGGTAAGGGTGTTGCTGATCACCATTCTTACCTATTCGCTTATGACAGGACTTTCAGGATTTGCACACAGTTGGCAAGAGTTGGCACTTTATAGGTGTCTTACCGGTTTTGGAATAGGAGGAGAATGGGCAGTAGGTGCAGTTTTGCTTGCTGAAACGTGGCCAGATTTAAGAAGGACGTTTGCTGGTAGCTTTATGCAAATGGGTTGGCCAGTTGGTTTCTTTCTTGCTGCTGCCATAAATTTTTTAGTAGGCACACACGGCTGGCGAATCGTCTTCTTTGTGGGAGCCTTTCCTGCTCTTTTAACGGTGTTCTTGAGAACTCAACTTAAAGAACCAGAAAAATGGGTAAAAGATCATACTAGAAGATGTGAACTAAAGCTTACTAACAAGTACGAAACGGAAGAAGATAAAGAATATTGTCATTTTACCTTCAGACTTCTTTTCAGTCCAAAATACATAAAATACACTATTATAGGTTTTCTCCTTTCAGCAGTCGCACTCTTTGGCGTGTGGGGCGCTACTTATTGGATACCAGCAATTGTTGAAACCCTTGCGAGATCTGCAGGCATTTCAGAGAACGCAATACACGGAAGAATACTTTTCGCAATTACCCTGTTAAATATCGGAGCAATAATTGGAGCTTTATGTTTCTGGCCAATCGCAAACAAATTAGGCAGAAAGGGTGCATTCTTGTTTTACTTTCTCACAGGGTTAATCTTAATACCGCCTATTTACATAAACGCCAAAGATTTTAATCTGTTTCTTATGCTGGTACCTATAATAGGATTTATAGGTAACGGGGTATTTTCAGGTTTCCCTATATATCTTCCAGAGCTTTTCCCTACCAGGATGAGGGCCACAGCCCAAACAACCTGTTACAATGGAGCAAGATTGGTAACAATACTTAGTCCTCTTTTTACAGGATTACTCATTGGAGTTTATCATGGAAACTTCTCTTATGCAGCAGCTACTATAATGAGCGTTTATGTAATCGGCATAATAACGCTTCTGTTTGCTCCTGAAACAAAGGGGAGACCTTTACCAGAATAA
- a CDS encoding YtxH domain-containing protein: MKRSDNVVSFSLGMIFGALIGSVAMLFVAPKSGEETRAYIVEELTKLRDQAEEVMSDLSGISEQWATKAKQVIQEKIDSINDILKSAREAQEELSSEIDEDYSEFLGEETTSGETKEDKAEEKKEDASNPQEENAPKVE, encoded by the coding sequence ATGAAACGTTCTGACAACGTTGTTAGTTTTTCTTTGGGAATGATTTTTGGTGCTTTAATAGGCTCAGTGGCTATGCTATTTGTTGCTCCAAAATCAGGAGAAGAAACCAGAGCTTATATTGTTGAAGAACTTACAAAGCTAAGAGATCAGGCAGAAGAGGTTATGTCTGACCTTTCTGGAATTTCTGAACAATGGGCTACAAAGGCAAAACAGGTAATTCAGGAGAAAATAGATTCAATAAACGATATTCTTAAGAGTGCAAGAGAAGCACAGGAGGAGCTAAGTTCTGAAATTGATGAGGACTACAGCGAATTTTTAGGAGAAGAAACTACATCTGGTGAAACAAAAGAAGATAAAGCTGAAGAGAAGAAAGAAGATGCTTCTAATCCTCAAGAAGAAAACGCGCCGAAGGTTGAATGA